In Chitinibacter sp. SCUT-21, a single genomic region encodes these proteins:
- a CDS encoding phosphomannomutase CpsG (capsular polysaccharide biosynthesis protein; catalyzes the formation of D-mannose 6-phosphate from alpha-D-mannose 1-phosphate) codes for MTKLTCFKAYDIRGQLGTELNEDIAYRIGRAYGEFLKPKRMVVGGDVRLTSESLKMALANGLMDAGCDVIDIGMTGTEEVYFAAFHLDVDGGIEVTASHNPMDYNGMKLVKRGAVPISGDTGLHDIQRLAEENSFPVVTTRGSLSQQSILADYVQHLLGYIDITALKPLKIVLNAGNGAAGHVVDALEAEFAAANVPVQFIKVHNEADGSFPNGIPNPLLPENRADTADAVKAHGADLGIAWDGDFDRCFLFDETGEFIEGYYIVGLLAKAFLAHTPGAKIIHDPRLTWNTINMVEQAGGVAIQSKTGHAFIKERMRKEDAVYGGEMSAHHYFRDFAYCDSGMIPWLLVTELMSRSGQKLSAMVSERIAAFPSSGEINRVVPDAKAAIAKVRAAYEAQAVSVDETDGVSMDFGAWRFNLRSSNTEPVIRLNVESRSNPELMQIRTAEILNLLKV; via the coding sequence ATGACTAAACTCACTTGTTTTAAAGCCTATGACATCCGTGGCCAACTAGGCACCGAGCTGAACGAAGACATTGCTTACCGCATTGGCCGCGCCTATGGCGAATTTTTAAAGCCCAAACGTATGGTCGTCGGTGGCGATGTGCGCCTGACTTCCGAGTCGCTGAAAATGGCGCTGGCCAATGGCCTGATGGATGCCGGTTGCGATGTAATCGATATCGGAATGACGGGTACTGAGGAAGTCTACTTCGCCGCATTCCACCTCGATGTCGATGGCGGAATCGAAGTCACTGCCAGCCATAATCCGATGGATTACAACGGTATGAAGTTGGTGAAGCGCGGTGCGGTGCCGATCAGTGGCGATACTGGCCTGCATGATATTCAGCGTCTGGCCGAAGAAAACAGCTTCCCTGTGGTAACTACGCGTGGCAGCTTAAGCCAGCAATCAATTTTGGCTGACTATGTGCAGCATTTGTTGGGCTACATCGACATTACTGCGCTTAAACCTCTGAAGATTGTACTGAATGCCGGCAATGGCGCTGCTGGTCATGTGGTCGATGCGCTGGAAGCGGAATTTGCCGCTGCGAATGTGCCAGTGCAATTCATCAAAGTGCATAACGAAGCCGATGGCTCTTTCCCAAATGGCATTCCTAACCCATTGCTACCAGAAAACCGCGCCGACACCGCTGATGCTGTCAAGGCGCATGGCGCTGATCTGGGTATCGCATGGGATGGCGATTTTGATCGTTGCTTCCTATTTGACGAAACGGGTGAGTTTATCGAGGGGTATTATATTGTAGGGCTTTTAGCTAAAGCCTTTCTCGCTCATACCCCAGGCGCAAAGATCATTCACGACCCACGCCTAACTTGGAATACCATTAATATGGTCGAGCAAGCGGGCGGCGTAGCGATTCAAAGTAAAACCGGTCACGCTTTTATCAAAGAGCGCATGCGCAAAGAAGATGCGGTGTATGGCGGTGAAATGAGCGCACATCATTACTTCCGTGATTTTGCCTATTGCGATAGCGGCATGATTCCATGGCTATTGGTGACCGAGCTGATGAGCCGTAGCGGCCAAAAACTTTCAGCGATGGTGAGCGAGCGCATTGCTGCCTTTCCGTCATCCGGTGAGATTAACCGCGTGGTGCCTGATGCCAAAGCAGCGATTGCCAAAGTGCGCGCGGCGTATGAAGCCCAAGCTGTATCAGTGGATGAAACCGATGGCGTCAGTATGGATTTTGGTGCTTGGCGCTTTAATCTGCGCAGCAGCAATACCGAGCCGGTGATTCGGCTTAATGTTGAAAGTCGCTCAAACCCAGAACTTATGCAAATTAGAACCGCAGAAATACTTAACTTACTCAAAGTCTAA